The Hypanus sabinus isolate sHypSab1 chromosome 31, sHypSab1.hap1, whole genome shotgun sequence genome window below encodes:
- the LOC132383766 gene encoding histone H3: MARTKQTARKSTGGKAPRKQLATKAARKSAPATGGVKKPHRYRPGTVALREIRRYQKSTELLIRKLPFQRLVREIAQDFKTDLRFQSSAVMALQEASEAYLVGLFEDTNLCAIHAKRVTIMPKDIQLARRIRGERA; encoded by the coding sequence ATGGCCCGCACCAAGCAGACAGCGCGCAAATCGACTGGCGGAAAAGCTCCTCGCAAACAGTTGGCGACCAAAGCGGCGCGGAAGAGCGCTCCTGCCACCGGCGGAGTGAAGAAGCCTCATCGCTACCGGCCCGGCACCGTGGCTCTGAGGGAGATCCGGCGCTACCAGAAATCCACCGAGCTGCTCATCCGCAAACTTCCCTTCCAGCGCCTGGTCCGGGAGATCGCTCAGGACTTCAAAACCGATCTGCGTTTCCAGAGCTCGGCCGTCATGGCCCTGCAGGAGGCAAGTGAGGCTTACCTGGTCGGGCTCTTTGAGGACACTAACCTGTGCGCCATCCACGCCAAGCGAGTCACCATTATGCCCAAAGACATCCAATTGGCCCGCCGCATCCGCGGGGAGCGCGCCTAA